A stretch of the Bacillus anthracis str. Vollum genome encodes the following:
- a CDS encoding terminase large subunit, which yields MRIQYLLSYNPIIEYYSLIESGKEIVSEKVRRIYKKLVSDIDDKESIYEYDSKKANHAIEFIENFCKHSKGKWGGKPIVLEVWQKAFIAAAFGFVHGIDGTRKYREVLLVVARKNGKSTVGSGIGLYLQIADGEPGSEVYAVATKKDQAKLVWLESKRMVKKSPALLKRIKPLVSEMVSEWNDSTFKPLGSDSETLDGLNVHGAMMDEIHAWKDKNLYDVIVDGTSSREQPMIFMITTAGTVRESVYDMKYEEAEMLLNGLDDPDGYKDDRFLPIIYELDKREEWTDPSKWKKANPGLGSIKKIDQLETKVNKAKANSLLVKNLLTKDFNIRETSTEAWLTFEQLNNPETFDIEKLKPSYGIGGCDLSSTTDLTAAKVIFMVPEDPHIYVKQMYWLPEDLLEQRSKEDKIPYNLWHEQGILRTTPGNSVHYKFVTKWFLEIRDEYGIYLPWIGYDKWSAKYWVEEMEGYFGKESMIPIAQGKQTLSSPMKLLGADLESKLINYNNHTIDKWCLSNTAIDVDKNLNIQPNKTKNQRRRIDGTAALLNAYVVLQEKRNDYLNMI from the coding sequence ATGAGGATACAATATCTTTTGTCTTATAACCCAATCATTGAATATTACAGCCTTATTGAATCGGGAAAAGAAATTGTTAGTGAAAAAGTTCGTAGAATATATAAGAAATTAGTAAGTGATATTGATGATAAAGAAAGTATATATGAATACGACTCAAAGAAAGCAAACCATGCCATTGAGTTCATCGAAAACTTTTGTAAGCACTCAAAGGGAAAATGGGGCGGAAAACCAATTGTTTTAGAAGTATGGCAAAAGGCATTTATTGCAGCAGCATTTGGATTTGTACATGGAATAGATGGCACAAGAAAATACAGAGAAGTATTACTTGTAGTTGCTCGTAAAAATGGAAAATCTACTGTTGGCTCAGGTATTGGATTGTATTTGCAAATAGCAGATGGGGAACCAGGTTCAGAAGTTTATGCGGTAGCAACTAAGAAAGACCAAGCGAAATTAGTTTGGTTAGAATCAAAGCGAATGGTAAAGAAGTCACCAGCACTATTAAAGCGTATTAAACCTTTAGTATCTGAAATGGTTTCTGAATGGAATGATAGTACATTTAAACCACTTGGCTCTGATAGTGAAACTTTAGATGGACTTAACGTACATGGTGCTATGATGGATGAAATCCATGCTTGGAAAGATAAAAACTTATATGACGTTATTGTAGATGGTACTTCTTCACGAGAACAGCCAATGATATTTATGATTACAACAGCCGGAACTGTCCGAGAGTCAGTGTATGATATGAAATATGAAGAAGCAGAAATGTTGTTAAATGGACTCGATGATCCGGATGGATATAAGGATGATCGTTTTTTACCTATAATCTATGAGTTGGATAAACGAGAGGAATGGACTGACCCATCAAAGTGGAAGAAAGCAAATCCTGGGCTTGGATCGATAAAAAAGATAGACCAACTTGAAACAAAAGTAAACAAGGCAAAAGCAAATTCTTTGTTGGTAAAAAACTTACTAACGAAAGATTTTAATATAAGAGAAACTTCAACAGAAGCATGGCTGACTTTTGAACAACTAAATAATCCTGAAACTTTTGATATAGAAAAGCTAAAGCCTTCCTATGGAATTGGTGGTTGCGATTTATCTTCAACTACCGATTTAACAGCAGCGAAGGTTATTTTTATGGTTCCAGAGGACCCACATATTTATGTGAAGCAGATGTATTGGCTTCCAGAAGATTTATTGGAGCAGCGAAGTAAAGAAGATAAAATTCCATATAATTTATGGCACGAGCAAGGAATATTAAGAACAACACCGGGAAATTCCGTTCATTATAAATTTGTTACGAAATGGTTTTTAGAAATACGAGATGAATATGGCATTTATCTACCTTGGATTGGTTATGATAAGTGGTCAGCTAAGTACTGGGTTGAGGAAATGGAAGGTTATTTTGGTAAAGAATCTATGATTCCTATCGCACAAGGTAAACAAACTCTTTCTAGCCCGATGAAACTTTTAGGAGCTGATTTGGAATCTAAGTTAATAAACTATAATAACCACACAATTGACAAGTGGTGTCTTTCCAACACAGCCATAGACGTTGATAAAAATTTAAATATACAACCAAATAAAACAAAGAACCAACGACGTCGTATTGATGGTACAGCAGCGCTTTTAAATGCATATGTAGTTCTTCAAGAAAAACGAAATGACTACCTCAACATGATTTAA
- a CDS encoding HNH endonuclease, translating into MYNVILQPTGNKVAKFNFQSTMRNGIEFEKIKPFLQQEDANNLSAIYKGNLIRVWGITPSPQKIKQWEKIQRGDITLFSANKQIFASATIAYKVHNLELAKHLWGETDSGESWEYIYFLDEIKHQAISLSVFNRLLDYEEGNLIQGFRVLDQEKSNIIMSAFDLYSSSYAPISTKEETKKNIKDIIGDLEQSASLDSEIKGKARKEQGILRGYLFNDKKTCNCGICGKEYPIDLLVAAHIKKRAFCSIEERLDIENIAIPMCKFGCDDLFEKGYITVLNGEIISLVNKDNLPDSVREYIESLQGKECLKWNKDNAEYFEWHLNYHKK; encoded by the coding sequence ATGTACAACGTAATACTGCAACCTACAGGGAATAAAGTAGCTAAATTTAATTTTCAATCTACAATGCGTAATGGCATTGAATTTGAGAAAATTAAGCCTTTCTTACAACAAGAGGATGCTAATAATTTATCTGCAATTTATAAGGGAAACTTAATCCGTGTTTGGGGGATAACTCCAAGTCCACAAAAGATAAAGCAATGGGAAAAGATTCAAAGAGGAGATATAACTCTCTTTTCAGCGAATAAGCAAATTTTTGCATCTGCTACCATCGCATATAAGGTACATAATTTAGAATTAGCAAAACATCTGTGGGGAGAAACAGATAGTGGTGAAAGCTGGGAGTATATTTACTTCTTAGATGAAATAAAGCATCAAGCCATTAGTTTAAGTGTCTTTAATAGATTATTAGATTATGAAGAAGGAAATCTAATACAAGGCTTTAGAGTATTAGACCAAGAGAAAAGTAACATAATAATGAGTGCTTTTGATTTGTATAGTTCTTCTTATGCACCAATTAGTACAAAGGAAGAAACAAAGAAAAATATCAAAGACATTATAGGTGATTTAGAACAAAGTGCTTCATTAGATAGTGAAATAAAAGGTAAGGCGAGAAAAGAGCAAGGGATATTACGTGGCTATCTGTTTAATGATAAGAAAACGTGTAACTGTGGAATTTGTGGGAAAGAGTATCCTATAGATTTACTTGTAGCTGCACATATTAAGAAAAGAGCATTTTGTAGCATAGAAGAAAGGTTAGATATTGAAAATATAGCCATACCTATGTGTAAGTTTGGTTGTGATGATTTATTTGAAAAAGGATATATTACTGTCTTGAATGGAGAAATTATTAGCTTGGTTAATAAAGATAATTTACCAGATTCAGTAAGGGAGTATATTGAGAGTCTCCAAGGAAAAGAGTGTTTAAAGTGGAATAAAGATAATGCTGAGTATTTTGAATGGCATCTAAATTACCATAAAAAATAA
- a CDS encoding HNH endonuclease yields MAKEYAKKFYKSTAWKKCRDSYFKFRYGLCERCKGTGKIVHHKDYITPENINNPEITLSFHNLELLCQDCHNREHHEKNSPVVEGVMFDENGDLIQKE; encoded by the coding sequence ATGGCAAAGGAATATGCAAAGAAGTTTTATAAGTCCACAGCATGGAAGAAGTGTAGGGATTCATATTTTAAATTTAGATATGGATTATGTGAGAGGTGTAAGGGGACAGGGAAGATTGTTCATCACAAGGATTACATAACACCAGAGAATATAAATAACCCAGAGATTACATTGAGCTTTCATAACTTGGAACTTTTATGTCAGGATTGCCACAACCGTGAACATCATGAGAAGAATAGTCCAGTTGTTGAAGGAGTAATGTTTGATGAGAATGGGGATTTAATACAAAAAGAATAA
- a CDS encoding type II toxin-antitoxin system HicB family antitoxin has product MSTYQDRYIYPSIFDFSNEQVTVTFPDLTDCHANGNNYEDAFEMAKKTLATHLYEIEENKGTIPPASNPTSIQTKDNQVIGLMEVWMPPFRSEIENKAVKKTLTIPHWLDKMGKANNVNYSQVLQDALKKHLGVTENKNV; this is encoded by the coding sequence ATGAGCACTTACCAAGATCGCTACATCTACCCATCTATTTTTGATTTTTCTAATGAGCAGGTTACTGTTACATTTCCTGACTTAACAGATTGTCATGCTAATGGAAATAACTATGAGGATGCTTTTGAAATGGCTAAAAAGACATTAGCAACTCATCTATATGAAATAGAAGAAAATAAAGGCACTATTCCGCCCGCATCTAATCCAACTTCTATCCAAACTAAAGACAATCAAGTTATTGGCTTAATGGAAGTATGGATGCCACCATTCCGTAGTGAAATTGAAAATAAAGCAGTAAAGAAAACATTAACTATTCCTCATTGGCTTGATAAAATGGGAAAAGCTAATAATGTAAACTACTCACAAGTGTTACAAGATGCATTAAAAAAACATTTAGGTGTTACTGAAAATAAGAACGTATAA
- a CDS encoding helix-turn-helix transcriptional regulator has translation MGFLKKKEVNKVYKFEDKEQLLSFLHDEVLTTPEVMDVLGISKARISKMIKDGKLVPFKKMERVSLFLREDIEEKKKELEVLRSKYRPYEEE, from the coding sequence ATGGGATTTTTAAAGAAAAAAGAGGTGAATAAAGTGTACAAGTTTGAAGATAAAGAGCAACTGCTTTCTTTTTTACATGATGAGGTATTAACGACACCAGAGGTAATGGATGTTTTAGGGATTAGTAAAGCACGAATTAGTAAAATGATTAAAGATGGTAAACTTGTGCCATTTAAGAAAATGGAACGAGTAAGTTTGTTTCTACGTGAAGACATTGAAGAGAAGAAGAAGGAATTAGAAGTCCTGCGTAGTAAATATAGACCATATGAAGAGGAATAG